In the Sphaerodactylus townsendi isolate TG3544 linkage group LG10, MPM_Stown_v2.3, whole genome shotgun sequence genome, one interval contains:
- the PRMT9 gene encoding protein arginine N-methyltransferase 9 — protein MPNSRSQRRHKTGQEARRRELVSRSLQSVQHCLADQDFGTAYAHYLLVLNLAPELKKDVKETFQFTLFKWAEELDSLARIQDLFDCYEHALELFPDDEVICNSMGEHLFRMGFRDEAAAYFHKAVKLNPDFPDAKENFYRVANWVVERWHFIMLNDTNRNLLYQKAIQNAVHSGYRSVLDIGTGTGILSMFAKTAGASSVYACELSKTMYELAREVLVANGLDGDIRLLHVKSPDLEIPKHIPERVSLVITETVDSGLFGEGIVESLIHAWEHLLLPPKPIGGEVGVQNYGRVIPAGATIWGMAVECKEIRRHHRVGVKEIAGVCLPDVLEFHSPTYTPVNSDETVEPYTTEKLSRIPGGYKPLTDHFQVLTVDFNNLQELKSFASHKPSKINIPLVKEGILDAIIVWFTLQLDDEHSLSTSPSEETCWEQAVYPVQGLVDYSVKSGDSVMMEISCQDCYLRLQDVSLVTSDNGMDVERNFQEKNSEAELCSALAGLQTANKLERVRQDCMLESTEIALLNNLSYHECFKIAISNVLSTLSLREQSQSMDVNSDSNELHPEKIQNKNLESFDPLYVLDVSEGFSILPLIAGKFGPVKVYSSVEKDQHQKALVLLSEANRFPKETLEFWLGHLQDENMVLQRPKSDKLWSIIILDVIETSGLIQQDVMEKAAISRCLLHSGGKIFPQHVKMYGMLVESQSLVLETAVQGKDPTLGFNIAPFINQFKVPFRVFLDLSTLPYVPLSKSVELLRVDLMNPYLNESRREVKVQICKSGQVTGIPFWYHVHLEEDTYLDTSSESSHWKQAAVVLDEPIPVRQGDELVLSVQYHKSNVSITVRL, from the exons ATGCCCAACAGTCGATCTCAGCGTAGGCACAAAACTGGTCAAGAAGCTAGGCGACGTGAATTAGTATCCAGATCTTTGCAAAGTGTTCAGCATTGTTTGGCGGATCAGGATTTTGGAACAGCATATGCACACTATCTATTGGTACTAAATTTAGCCCCTGAGCTAAAAAAGGATGTGAAG GAAACCTTTCAGTTTACCCTTTTTAAATGGGCAGAAGAGCTGGATTCTCTTGCACGAATTCAAGATTTATTTGACTGTTATGAACATGCCCTGGAATTGTTTCCCGATGATGAAGTCATATGCAACAGCATGGGAGAGCATCTCTTCAG aATGGGTTTTAGAGATGAAGCAGCCGCATATTTCCATAAAGCTGTGAAATTAAACCCTGACTTTCCTGATGCAAAGGAGAACTTTTATCGTGTTGCCAACTGGGTAGTAGAACGGTGGCACTTCATCATGCTTAATGACACCAACAGAAATTTGTTGTACCAGAAAGCAATCCAGAACGCTGTTCATTCAGGGTATAGAAGTGTTCTTGATATCGGAACTGGAACTGGAATTCTTAG CATGTTCGCCAAAACAGCTGGAGCATCTTCTGTCTATGCCTGTGAGTTGTCAAAAACGATGTATGAATTGGCTCGAGAGGTGCTAGTTGCAAATGGCTTGGATGGAGATATCAGACTTCTTCATGTGAAGTCTCCTGACCTAGAAATTCCAAAGCACATACCTGAAAG AGTTTCTCTGGTTATCACTGAGACTGTCGATTCGGGCTTGTTTGGAGAAGGAATTGTGGAGAGCTTGATTCATGCTTGGGAGCACTTGCTTTTACCTCCAAAG CCAATTGGTGGAGAAGTTGGTGTCCAAAACTATGGTAGAGTTATACCTGCAGGAGCTACTATATGGGGGATGGCAGTAGAATGCAAAGAGATACGCAGACACCACAG agtgGGTGTAAAAGAAATTGCTGGTGTCTGTTTGCCTGATGTTTTGGAGTTCCACAGTCCAACATACACTCCTGTAAACTCAGATGAAACTGTAGAACCTTATACCACCGAAAAACTTAGTAGAATACCTGGTGGCTACAAACCCCTTACAGACCATTTTCAAGTTTTAACAGTGGATTTTAACAATCTGCAG GAGTTAAAAAGCTTTGCATCTCATAAGCCGTCTAAGATCAACATACCTCTTGTTAAAGAAGGAATCCTGGATGCCATCATAGTCTGGTTTACACTACAGCTTGATGATGAACATTCACTTTCTACAAGTCCAAGTGAGGAAACGTGCTGGGAACAAGCAGTCTACCCTGTTCAGGGCCTtgttg ATTACTCTGTGAAATCTGGAGATTCTGTGATGATGGAAATATCCTGCCAGGACTGCTATCTAAGGCTCCAAGATGTTTCTCTTGTGACTTCAGACAATGGGATGGATGTAGAAAGaaacttccaggaaaaaaacagCGAGGCTGAACTCTGCAGTGCTCTGGCTGGTCTTCAAACAGCAAACAAACTGGAAAGGGTCAGGCAGGATTGCATGTTAGAATCCACTGAAATTGCTTTGCTCAACAACCTGTCCTATCATGAGTGTTTCAAAATTGCAATAAGCAACGTGCTGTCAACACTGAGCCTCCGTGAACAATCACAATCCATGGATGTCAACAGCGATAGCAATGAGCTTCATCCTGAAAAGATCCAAAATAAGAATCTTGAATCTTTTGACCCTTTGTATGTGTTGGATGTATCAGAGGGGTTTTCCATATTGCCACTAATTGCAGGCAAATTTGGGCCAGTGAAAGTGTACAGCTCGGTTGAAAAAGATCAGCATCAAAAAGCTCTAGTTCTTCTGTCAGAAGCCAACAGATTTCCTAAGGAAACATTAGAGTTTTGGCTAGGCCACCTCCAAGATGAAAATATGGTGTTACAGAGGCCTAAATCAGACAAACTGTGGAGTATTATAATTTTGGATGTCATAGAGACTTCTGGTCTAATTCAACAGGATGTGATGGAAAAGGCAGCAATATCTAG GTGTTTGCTTCattctggagggaagattttcCCACAGCATGTGAAGATGTATGGAATGCTTGTGGAATCACAGTCTTTAGTACTTGAGACTGCAGTTCAAGGGAAAGATCCCACACTTGGTTTCAACATTGCCCCATTCATTAACCAATTCAAG GTGCCTTTTCGTGTCTTCTTGGATCTGTCCACACTACCATATGTACCTTTGAGCAAATCAGTGGAATTGCTGCGAGTGGATCTCATGAATCCTTATTTGAATGAGTCCAGAAGAGAAGTTAAG GTACAGATTTGTAAATCAGGCCAAGTAACTGGCATTCCATTCTGGTATCATGTGCATCTAGAAGAAGATACATATTTGGATACATCAAGCGAGTCCTCCCATTGGAAGCAGGCTGCTGTCGTGTTAGATGAGCCGATTCCAGTTCGTCAGGGAGATGAACTTGTGCTCAGTGTTCAGTATCACAAAAGTAATGTCAGCATTACAGTGAGGCTGTAA
- the TMEM184C gene encoding transmembrane protein 184C: MPCTCGNWRRWIRPLVATIYVVGLLVAVPLCVWELQKLEVGIQTKAWFIAGIFLLMTIPISLWGILQHLVHYTQPELQKPIIRILWMVPIYSLDSWIALKYPKIAIYVDTCRECYEAYVIYNFMVFLSNYLTNRYPNLVLIIEAKDQQKHLPPLCCCPPWPMGEALLFRCKLGVLQYTVVRPFTTIIALICELVGVYDEGNFSFKNAWTYLVIFNNMSQLFAMYCLILFYKVLREELNPIKPVGKFLCVKMVVFVSFWQAVLIALLVKVGVISQHNTWEWNSVEEVATGLQDFIICVEMFFAAIAHHYSFSYKPYVQEAEEGSCFDSFLAMWDISDIRADVSEQVRNVGRTVFGQPRKMFFGEDHEQNEHTSLLSPSSQDPISASSSIPSSPMGHYQGFGHTVTPTMSTESTSDGLCNCVEEREDSHVPTEKIVD, from the exons ATGCCGTGCACCTGCGGGAACTGGCGGCGCTGGATCCGGCCGCTGGTGGCCACCATCTACGTGGTGGGCTTGCTGGTGGCCGTGCCGCTCTGCGTGTGGGAGCTGCAGAAGCTGGAG GTTGGAATCCAAACCAAAGCGTGGTTCATTGCTGGAATCTTTTTACTGATGACTATACCAATATCTCTTTGGGGGATATTGCAACATTTGGTTCATTATACTCAACCTGAATTACAAAAACCAATTATAAG GATTCTATGGATGGTGCCAATTTACAGTCTAGACAGT TGGATAGCATTGAAATATCCGAAAATTGCGATTTATGTGGATACTTGTAGAGAATGCTATGAAGCCTATGTCATCTATAACTTCATGGTATTTCTTTCGAATTATCTGACCAATCGATATCCAAATCTGGTATTAATCATCGAAGCGAaagatcagcaaaaacatttaCCGCCATTGTGCTGCTGTCCACCTTGGCCTATGGGAGA ggcaTTGTTGTTCAGATGCAAGCTGGGAGTTTTGCAGTATACTGTTGTCAGACCATTCACCACTATTATTGCTTT AATCTGTGAACTGGTTGGAGTATACGATGAAGGGAATTTTAGCTTCAAAAATGCTTGGACGTACTTAGTCATATTCAACAATATGTCTCAGCTT TTTGCAATGTATTGCCTTATATTGTTTTATAAAGTACTGCGGGAAGAACTGAACCCAATCAAACCTGTGGGCAAGTTTCTATGTGTCAAGATggtggtttttgtttctttttg gcaagctgtacTTATTGCATTGTTGGTGAAAGTTGGTGTTATCTCTCAGCATAACACATGGGAATGGAACAGTGTCGAAGAAGTGGCAACTGGCTTACAA GACTTTATCATCTGTGTGGAGATGTTCTTCGCTGCTATTGCCCATCACTACAGTTTTTCCTACAAGCCTTATGTGCAAGAAGCTGAAGAAGGCTCTTGCTTTGATTCCTTTCTTGCAATGTGGGATATCTCTGATATCAGGGCAGATGTATCTGAACAGGTTCGCAATGTTG GAAGGACAGTATTTGGTCAAccaaggaaaatgttttttggtGAAGATCATGAACAGAATGAACATACAAGTTTACTGTCTCCATCTAGTCAAGATCCAATTTCTGCTTCCTCTTCCATACCATCATCTCCTATGGGTCACTATCAAGGGTTTGGGCACACTGTGACTCCAACAATGTCTACTGAATCAACATCTGATGGACTCTGTAACTgtgtggaagagagagaagatTCTCATGTTCCAACAGAAAAGATTGTGGATTAA